The region atattttgttgaCCGCACCACAgcgtttaaaaagaaatatttttgtcaatttggaCCTCGTGAAATCATCGCAATTCAGCACCTCGAGTGAGGACAGCGACTTTCTTTACGAGTCAAACAAACGCACCGAATAAAATCAACAGCATGAATTGAACTTAGCGTTGTTGCATTCAAATAGATAGTGATGACTGCATACAttcactattattttttttgtttcaatttatgTAAAGCATACTTTCACTGAGTTAATGTCTATCtcgtgtcaatcaaatacaaataagtggtgaggttgatggatgtttaCACTATTTATTCTTTTCATCAGAGTTGTTCTGAGTCCATAAAACAGTTGTCAATATCATACCGGCGTCAATTTCACATGTTGACTGCGTGTCCGCCTCCTCACACAGAAACAATTCAGCACCATAAGTGCAGGACAGTGACGCCTGCGATGACGTCACAACCGTGTTCGAATCATAACAAGTCATTGCCACCATTCATTTTCGTTATGCATGTAAAGTTGAGACTTATCTTGTCCTTTTGTTGATTTAAAGGCATTGGGATGTTTTCCTGATGTACTCTAACATAATTCGGTGCAATGAAAACCAATCAGAATTGGCACAAAAGCACCAATGTCAGGCTTGCAGAAGGGAGGGGAAGAGCTGTGTCTTTAAGAGGGAAGGGGGATCAGCTCGCCTCTCATTGGCTGGTGGAAGCGCGGCCAGCGAGCCAATAGGCTCGAAGACCGTACAAAGCAATCTCGTCCCTGCCCCCGCGCAGCTTCATCTCACCAACACGTCGAATGCACCGAGCTGCGGCGCAGACGGAAAGGAATCGGCTCGGTTTGCTCGTTTGCTCGTTTGCTTTTTCCCACCTTGAAACGAATTCAATTTCGTCGCTCCGCTCCGATGGCTTGAGGGGCCGCTCGTGGAAATCTTCCCCGTTTGTATGGACGTCAGAGTCGCCGTGGAGAGGATGTCCGCGTTGTAACGGAGCTTGCGAGGATGACAAAGACAATAGGATCCCGAGACTGGCGACGGCAGGCTCTTTTGTGGCATTTTCTCTTGTGGACTACAGCGGCTGCGCAGACTCGTTACAGCATCCCGGAGGAGCTCAAGCGAGGTTCGGCGGTGGGCAACGTGGCCAAAGATCTGGCTCTGGGACTGTCTGAGATATTTGAGCGCAAGCTGCGTGTCGCCTCTGAGGCTGGGAAGCAGTATTTCAGCGTGGATGCGGGGAAGGGCGAGCTGCTGGTCAGCGACAGAATAGACAGAGAGGCTTTATGCGGACAAAGCGCCAGCTGCGTGCTCCCGCTGCAGGTCGTCGTCGAGGAGCCGCTGCACTTGCATCGAATCGAGGTTGAAATACGAGACATTAATGATAACTCTCCCAGTTTTATTTCTAACGAGCTGTCCTTGAAATTAGCAGAATCTGCAGCCGTTGGCACGCGTTTTCCTCTGGAGAGTGCGGCGGATCCTGACGTGGGAAGCAATTCAATTAAATCATATACTCTCAGTAAAAATGACTGTTGTTCTCTTCGAATAAAAGAAATCGAAGGTGGAAAGACCGTCCCTGAGCTTGTGCTGGATAAACCTTTAGACCGAGAGAAGAAGGCTGTGCATACAATTTTATTAACGGCATTAGACGGCGGCAGTCCAGCGAGATCCGGGACATCGGAAATAACCATAAATGTACTTGACATCAATGATAACTTTCCTGTGTTTGAGAAAAATCTCTACAAAGTAAACGTGGGTGAAAAGGGTGTAAAAGGGACCGTTATTGTCAGGCCGAAAGCAACCGATGCGGATGAAGGGTCGAATGCTGACATTGGATACTCATTTGGGCCCAGAACCCCAGATTCGGTTTTGTCCATGTTCGATATTAATCCCGTTACCGGTGAGGTCACGTTAAAGGGGGAGCTGGACTACGAGACGACAAAGTCGTATGACATCGATATCAGTGCTAAAGATAAAGGCAGCCCTGAGATGGAGGGTCATTGCCGCGTGCGGGTTGACGTCATGGACTTCAATGATAACCCTCCTGAAATTGTCCTGACCTCGCAGCCAAAAGCCGTGCGTGAGGACGCCCCCAGTGGAACTGTCGTCGCCCTCATTAGTGCTCGGGATCGTGACTCGGGTAGTAATGCTCATGTCACGTTACACCTGAAAAAGGGCTCCCCTTTCATTCTGAAACCGTCTTTTTCGGATAATTACGCGCTGGTCACCAGCGGCGCTTTAGACCGGGAGAGAGTGTCCGAGTACGAGATCGAGGTCACGGCCACCGATTCGGGCTCTCCTCCTCTCTCGAGTCGCAGAAGCGTCGCCGTCAGCGTCGGCGACGTCAACGACAACCCTCCCGTCTTCTCTCAGAGCTCTTATAACGTTTATTTGAAAGAGAACGACGTCGCGGGCGCCATCCTGCTCTCGGTGTCGGCCGGCGACCCGGACGCCGGCCAGAACGCCAAAGTGTCCTACTCCCTGCTGGAGAGCAAAGCGGCCGAGGCGCCGGCGGCGTCGTCGTACGTTTACGTCAACTCGGAGAACGGCAGCATCTACAGCATGCGCTCGTTCGACTACGAGAAAGTCAAAGTGTTTGAGGTCGGGGTGGAGGCCAAGGACCGGGGCTCTCCGTCTCTCAGCGGCAACGCCACCGTCCACGTTTTCATCCTGGACCAGAACGACAACGCCCCCGCCGTCATCTACCCCTCCCCCCACGCCGCCTCCCACCTGAGGGCGCCCCGCTCGGCCAAGGCGGGCCACCTGCTCACCAAGGTGACGGCCGTGGACGCCGACTCGGGCCACAACGCCTGGATCTCCTACAAAGTGGCGGAGGCCACGGACGCCTCTCTGTTCGCGCTCAGTTTGTACACGGGGGAGGTGAGGACCAAACGCGCCGTGTCCGAGCACGACGACTCCTCCCAGAGGCTGATCGTGGCGGTCGAGGACGACGGGGAACCGGTCCGCTCGGCCACCGTCACGCTGTCCATCCTGCTGGAGGACGCCGTGAGCGAGCCCGCCTCGGAGCCGCTCGGGCGCGACTCGCCGTCCGAGCCCCGCGAgaaaggcggcggcggcggcggcagaaTCACGCTTTACTTGATCGTGTCTCTGGCCTCGGTGTCCGTGCTGTCTCTGCTCACGTTGCTCGCCTTGGCCGTCAAATGCGCCAGGAGCGGCGCCGCTCGCTGCTCGGGCGTCGGACGCACGCGCTGCGAGCGGGACGGGAAGCCCGACGGAAATCTGCACATTCAGCTCAACGCCGACGGACCCATCAAGTACGTGGAGGTTCTGGGAGGAGACGTCATGTCTCAGAGTCACTCCTTCAGGTCCTGCATGTCTCCCGTGTCAGAGTACAGCGATTTCACGCTGCTCAAGCCCAGCAGCACCGCCGACTTCAAGGAGGTCATCGGCGTGCTGGATGCCTCTTTGCCGGACAGCGCCTGGACCTTCGAGAGCCAGCAGGTGAGCCGACGATTGTCGGATCGAGTGGCATCATTTTACAAGTCGGGCTCTTGTTGTGTATCGAGTCGAGTCAACGGCGCCGTTTCCATTCCGTTGGCATATTGCagtggaattgttttttttttcggcaTCATCAAAGTTAAACAATATGTTGTATTAGTTGGCCTACAGGTGTTAATTCGTTAACGATCGCCAGAGATGGAATTGGGTGTTTTAACGGTCCACAGCAGACTGAAATAACAATAAGTAAGTCACTGGATTGCACTTATGGAGCACTTTGTCTGCACGCTCACAGtgcactttacaaagcctcacattcacccaccaatgggcgactggtGCCAGGCCCGCTGGGGGCGCGTCAGGGTTCAGTGGCTTGCCCAAGGACTCTTTGACATCCAGACAGTCGGAGCCAGGATCGGAACCGACGACCCTTCGGTCACCGGatgacccgctctacctactgagccacagccggcATCGTTTGAGTCCGTAAAGCCAGAGGCCGGTGGTTAGGAAATGCGGTGAGTGGGATCGCGCGCTTGTATCCTCTTGCCGGCTTCACTCGGCCTCTGGGGCGGACGAGCCGTCGCAACTTACAaatggtcccaagcccggataggAATAAGAATCATCATCTttcattgtcatgaacatgcatgcatgcacatgaaatttaagccatcacagtgaacacatacatacataaagacGGAAGGTTACAATCGGGGAGGGCGCCCGACTGTGAAATCGATaccagaactttgaaccctttaACACCTCAGCCTCAAAATGTCTGCCTGGACTGTTTTGCTTATTTTGCTTTTCACAGAAAACTTGGAATGTTCAATATCTGGCAGGTTCGGGTTAGGTTCGTTTATCCCGAACGTGTcgtcagaatcggaatcatctttatttgccaagtatgtccaaaaaaaaacacacaaggaatttgtctccgctcgagtacgacaacagacggtcaattgacagagaacacgttggagacagaaagacattgaccaaaactgagcagtaaagggttaatagttatctggtaatttttttttttgacaattgtgcaaaaagatgccgagtcctctcgcacttagagcagttcgaaagactaatattgcaatcgtgCGGTGCAATGAGccttgtgcaaagggcgccgagacttcaagcgagtagcgcgatgtcgattgtgcaaatgttgcagaaactcctcagtcagtgtgcaagtggggcggatgctactctggcacgagtggccagtattggtctaCGACAATCAGCGCTttaattaattatgtaaatgagCCGCACAAGTGGATCAGTCTCATCCGTCGTCAAAAGCTGGCAGGAAGAAGATGTCCTATTTTTCAGACATGTCTTTCTGGTCAAATATCAATGAATTGCTCAAATATATTtgatttgggcggcacggtggacgaccggtcggagcgtctgcctcacagttctgaggacgacggttcgaatcccggccccgcctgtgtggagtttaaatgttctcctcgtgcctgtgtggcttttctccggggtctccgctttcctcccacatccccaaaacgtgcgtggtaggttcattgacaattctaaattgcccgtaggcgtgactgtgagtgcgaatggttgtttgtttggatgcgattggctggcgaccggttcagggtgtaccccgccttctgcccgatgatcgctgggatgggctccggcacgcccgcgacccgcgtcaggagaagcggctcagaaaatggatggatggatatttgatttcttttctttccaaatGAATCGAATCTTGCAGCTTTTGTCATGCAAACTTTTGACCGGCCTTCTGTGTGCTGCTTTTGGGCAAGTTTTAAAGGTGGCACGTTTGTATTTGGCGCCCTCTTATGGGCGAAAAGACTgtggcaacttttttttctttctttcttcttcttccccaaCACGTGATTGAAAAAGACGCATCGGAATATGTCTCGGTTGCCTCCGAAGCCGTATTTTCTTACGAGCCTCGTAAATGAGCACATCCACAtcgtctgacttttttttttttttttagtcccgGCGCTCCTCAAACTCGGAGTCAAAAAGTTTCTCGCATGCGTGCGAGTGAGAGAGCAACTttgctgtgtgtgcgcgtgtgcgtgcgagtGGGGGAGGCCCCTGCTTCCTCCCCCCGCCCACGAGCGCAGTGAGGCGGGAGAGGGCGAGCCAGAGCGAAGTGTGTGCGCGAGCGGGGGAAATAGTTGAGCTTTTCGGCCTGGTTTTCTCGCGAAAGTCGGCGGTCATGATCGCGTCCAAACTTGCCGTCACTCGTCCTAAAAAGCGGATCCTCTCGCCGCCGAAGTGGACGGGCTCGTCTTCACCCCAACTAATCATGGCCGCTGAACGCTGAGGCGAGAAGTTTCGGCGATTCCCGGACAATGGAGCGCAGGCAGAGGAAGCGCTCCGGCGGAGGGAGCCAGCTGGCGAGGCTGTGCTGCTTTCTGGCCTGCctcgcctccgcctccgcctccgcctcGGCCCAGCTCAGCTACTCCGTGTTGGAGGAGCTGAGCCCGGGCTCCATCGTGGGGAACATCGCCAAGGATCTGGGCCTGAGCCCCCAGAGCATCGTTGAAAGGGGGCTGCGCGTCGTGTCCGAAACGGGCACGCAGTATTTCGAGGTGAGGCAAGCCAGCGGAGATTTGGTGATCAAGCAGCAAATGGACCGGGAGCAGATGTGCGAGTTGAGCTCGTCCTGCTCGCTCCACCTTCAGATACTTCTGTCCGATCCTCTGGAGATCCAGCGCGTCGCGGTGGACGTCGTGGACGTCAACGACAACGCGCCCCACTTTTCCACCAGCAGCGTGTCTTTGGAGGTGTCCGAGGCCGCTGCGCAGGGCACGCGCTTCCGCTTGGAGAGCGCGCACGACCCCGACGTGGGGAGCAACTCTTTACGCACCTACCAGCTGGAACAAAACGACTTTTTTACACTGAACGTGGAGACCAAAAGCGACGGCAGCAAGTTTCCCGAGCTCGTGGTGGACAAAGCTGTGGACAGGGAGGCGCGGGCGTCCTTCGAGCTGCTGCTGACCGCCGTGGATGGCGGGCAGCCGCAGAAATCGGGCTCCACGCTGCTTCTCATTCAAGTTCTGGACGTCAATGACAACGCGCCCGTCTTCAACGAGTCCGTCAGCAAAGTCAGCCTGCTCGAGAACGTCGCGCCGGGCACGTTAGTGACCGAATTGAACGCCACGGACGCGGATTCGGGCCGCAACGGCCAAATCTCGTTCATGTTCAGTAGATACACGCCCGAGCGCGTCGTGAAGCTTTTCAACGTGGATCCGAAGAGCGGAGAGATTCGCGTCCACGGCGAGGTGGATTACGAGAAAGCCGCGTCCTACCACATCACGGTGCAGGCCCGAGACGGGGGCTCCCCCGCCATGGAGGGCTCCTGCAACGTCATTATCGACGTCACGGACGTCAACGACAACGCGCCAGAGGTCACGCTGACGTCACTCACCAGCCCCATCAGAGAAGACTCCGCCCCGGGAACGGTGATAGCCCTCATCAGCGCTCGGGATCTGGACTCCGGCAAGAACGGGGAGGTCACCTTGAGCCTCCCGCCCGGTCTGCCCTTCAAGCTCAACTCGGCCTTCGACACGCACTACAGCCTCACCACGGCCGGCGCCCTCGACCGCGAGAGCCAGTCCGAGTACAAGGTGGTCATCGGGGCCACCGACGGCGGCGAGCCGCCGCTGTCGTCGCAGGCCGCCTTCGTGGTGACGCTGTCCGACGTCAACGACAACGCCCCCGCCTTCTCCCAAAGCTCCTACTCCGTGGACGTCCCGGAGAATAACGCCGCCGGCGCCCCCATCGCCGCCGTCTCGGCCACGGACCCGGACCTGGGCGACAACGCCCGCGTCGCCTACTCCATCCTGCCCGGCCTGGTCCAGGGCTCGCCGCTCTCCTCCTACGTCTACGTGAACTCGGAGAGCGGCCGCATCTTCAGCATGCGCTCCTTGGATCACGAGCAGCTGAAGGCCTTCCGGATCGAGGTCCGGGCCCGCGACGGCGGGGCGCCCCCCAGGACCGCCGACGTCACCGTGCACGTGTTCGTGGTGGACGCGAACGACAACGCGCCCGTGATCGTGCGCCCCGCCGCCGCGGACGACGGCGGCGGCCTGCGGCTCAGCGTGCCCTCGTCCGCCGGCCCGGGCTACCTCGTCAACAAACTGGTGGGGCTGGACGCCGACAGCGGGCACAACGCCTGGCTCTTTTACTCCGTCGCCCCCGGGCCGCACGCGAGCATGTTCCGAATCGGGGCGCGCTCCGGCGACCTGCGCACGGCCCGCAAGTGGGCCGAGGAGGACGAAGGCTCCGCTTACGACATCGCGGTCATCGTCCGAGACAACGGCGAGCCGCCCAAGTCCACGCTGGTGAACATTACGGTCACGGTGGACCAGAAGGCCGCGGCCGACGATGCGCCGGCGAGGCCTCACCGCACGCCCTTCTCCCCGCGCGACGGGATGTCGGACATCACCTTGTACCTCATCATCTCTCTGGCCTGCGTGTCGGGCGTGTCGTTGGTCACGCTGGCCGTCGTCACGGCGCGCTGCCTGAGGCGCCGCGGCCACGGCGGGGGCGacccctgctgctgctgctacggTAGCCGGCGGTCCGGCCGCTACCGGCGGAGGCCCGGCAAGGACCCGCACCTGCAGCTCAACACGGACGGGCCCATCCGCTACATGGAGGTGGTGGGCGGCGCCCGGGACCCGCACACGCGCACTTACAGACCCTGCTACTCCACCGTCTCCAGCAGGAGCGACTTTGTGTTCGTGAAGACGCCCACGCTGAGTCCCAGCAACACGCTCGACACCACCCTCGGCAGGAAGCGCCTCGGCGGCTCGCCCGGTGAGGTGAGCGGCCGACGCGCGGCTTCGAATGTGAACGCACGAGCGTCTCGGGGAACCGTACGACATGAGCTGCACGTGTCGCGCCAATTCGGCCTATCTTCTTATCCATCAGCAGCGGCGTCAAAGAACAGCGTCGCCCCGAGAGATGTTGCGAATTGCCGTTTGCGTCGAATTGCCTGTAAATTGTCGCGACTTATTTTGGGCAACTTTTTGCCGGCGTTTTGCACGCATCGACAGCAGCGACCGTCGATTCATTTGCGCTGTCggcggcagggctcggtcccgtTATTTTGCTACGGGAGGGTCCACGATTTTTTCGTATCGCGTCGCGCTGAAAACGTCAACCGCATATCATTAGCCTAGTTAGCTAAGTTAGCAGAACTGCCCAAGTCACTGTTAGAAATAGCAATTACCTTGCtaaaaatgacatattttttcattgttttccataAAGGATCAAATATGACGATTAGGCTAACAATACCACTTAAGGTTAGCATTTTAATATTATCTTTGTAAGGACATCATTTCTTTAATGGACTTATTTTGATTGCCAAGTGggtgactttttttgggggggtttgaaGGCTCTTCGTGTTTCGTTACCCCACAAGatgatgcaaatgttttttttttcccaactgtGGTAATGGAAGGACAAACTGGAGGAACGCTGacagcagtttaaaaaaaaaaaaaaagttcttgtGCGTTTGCTTAGTAGctgtgaggaagaggagagcgGAGGAAGGTGGGATGTGAAGGAGGGATAAGGGAACAACATAGTCAAaaggaggagaaggaaaaaaaaaactctcggGTTGTAAACAGGAAGTCACAGGGTCGTCCGTTGACCCCTGACTTCCTGTTGTCCACCGACGATGATGACGAGCTGCCGGATTGCGCTCTTACTTCCTCGGCCAACACGGCGGCTTTCCGAAGAGTCCAAACTCTGAATGATCTTCATCCGGGGCGATTCAATTAACCCGAAGTGGGCTGCGCGAAACAGGGGGTCAAAGCTTTTCTCCATCATGTCGTTTGTCGCGAAGCTTCGGACGTACTTCCCGTGCCCAGTGCCCCCCCcgtccccgtccccccccccccggctctCCCCGCTCTCTTTCATGCTTTTCGAACGCCGGCCATCGTGTTTGTGCGCCCGCGCGAACACACAAAGAGCGTCCCGACCATTCCGGAGGGAGCCGAGAGCCCCGGCGACGCACGTTCCCTCGCTTCCGCGGCCGCTCTTCTGCAATGCGCTGCTGCGGAACACTTTGCTTAGCTTTTTATGTCCTTAGCGATGTTTCAAAATAGAGTGCCCTTCCTTTTGTCGACACACCACTCAAAGTATCCGTTCCCATTTCAGGAGGTTTTTCATCTTGTGCGTGTTAGCTGTTCGTGGTCTGTTTATGCGCAGGCTCGTCAGGTTCGTACGGACGTCGAGACTGGCTTTTGCAGTTCCGGGAACTTGTCCTCGGGGTTTTGGCAGTCACCTGCTGGCGTTTGTTTATGGAAGTCAAACACGCTTTCATGTTTCCTGTCGAGAGGCCcaattctttcaaaaaaaaaaaaaaacacacattgtgACACACGACAGCAATTTTCGAGCAGCTTGTGattggaaatgttttctttttgtacgGGATTCAACGTTTCGTCCAGTTCCCGTCTGGTGTCAAAGGGGaatttacaattggaaaataatCAGCACTTGTTCTCTTTATGGCGATGATGTCGCCTGGCGCTGACCTGTTACTCCAGAAACAGCAGCTTTTTCGTAATGGAATGTTCCTACGACATGACGTGTTACCGGCGCGAAGTTTTATTATTTGCGAGGCCTCTGTCTctcattggttgtttttcctcgggcTCGATGGTTTCTCAAATTCGAAGCAGATGGCGATTGATTAgatttttatgaatttatttcCACAGATCGTATTTATCGTGCATTACGTCCCGATGACTGCAAATAAGACCGAAAAAGTTTGATTTTtcaattgcagattttcactgcGAGCCGCACGTTTGTTGAACGGAAAGGAAAACAGCAGCCTCGTCGACGTTTTCCCGCTTTTCTCCTTGTCGTCGAGCAGACCTTTAAGGTTTTGATTTCCCGTGCTTATTTTCCATTCTGTGTCCGCCGTCGTTTTTCAAACACGCACAAAAGCGCGCAGATGTGTCAGCCACAAAAGCGACATCCCATGAAAGCCGCCATGAAGTTTGTCGCTGTTGAATTTGCGATTCATGTGGCAACTTGTGTTCTCCTTGCAGCAAAAGCCCCCCAGCAACGACTGGCGTTTTAACCAGGGACCGAGACCAGGACCCAGCGGGTGAGTCAACGTTACGCTCCTCTTACGCACGCTCACGAgtacgacgacgatgatgagtGATGAAGGATGAGAAATAGCGATTCAACGACTGCAGCTGCAATGATAACGCTGAGCCGTGTGCTTAAATGCACGCAGTCTGAGGCGCTCTTCCCCCCTCACCACTGCTTCCCCGCTTTCTAAAATGGCTGCCGCAGCCTGCTCTCCCCCTCCCCCGGCCGctgctctcctctcctctccgcTCCGCTCAGGCCCGCAGATGAGCGATGGCGGCCGCAGCCTGTGGGGGAGGGACGCAGTTGTTCTCGCCTCCGAACATCCGACGAGCGTTTTTAATCCAACTGACGCCACGCGATCGTTCCGCATTGGGTTTTGCGCACCGTGTGCGGATTGCTGCAGATTGCCGATGCTGTTGTGGTCCTTAAAAACAGGCCGGCGAGCT is a window of Phycodurus eques isolate BA_2022a chromosome 9, UOR_Pequ_1.1, whole genome shotgun sequence DNA encoding:
- the LOC133407442 gene encoding protocadherin gamma-C5-like isoform X4, whose amino-acid sequence is MTKTIGSRDWRRQALLWHFLLWTTAAAQTRYSIPEELKRGSAVGNVAKDLALGLSEIFERKLRVASEAGKQYFSVDAGKGELLVSDRIDREALCGQSASCVLPLQVVVEEPLHLHRIEVEIRDINDNSPSFISNELSLKLAESAAVGTRFPLESAADPDVGSNSIKSYTLSKNDCCSLRIKEIEGGKTVPELVLDKPLDREKKAVHTILLTALDGGSPARSGTSEITINVLDINDNFPVFEKNLYKVNVGEKGVKGTVIVRPKATDADEGSNADIGYSFGPRTPDSVLSMFDINPVTGEVTLKGELDYETTKSYDIDISAKDKGSPEMEGHCRVRVDVMDFNDNPPEIVLTSQPKAVREDAPSGTVVALISARDRDSGSNAHVTLHLKKGSPFILKPSFSDNYALVTSGALDRERVSEYEIEVTATDSGSPPLSSRRSVAVSVGDVNDNPPVFSQSSYNVYLKENDVAGAILLSVSAGDPDAGQNAKVSYSLLESKAAEAPAASSYVYVNSENGSIYSMRSFDYEKVKVFEVGVEAKDRGSPSLSGNATVHVFILDQNDNAPAVIYPSPHAASHLRAPRSAKAGHLLTKVTAVDADSGHNAWISYKVAEATDASLFALSLYTGEVRTKRAVSEHDDSSQRLIVAVEDDGEPVRSATVTLSILLEDAVSEPASEPLGRDSPSEPREKGGGGGGRITLYLIVSLASVSVLSLLTLLALAVKCARSGAARCSGVGRTRCERDGKPDGNLHIQLNADGPIKYVEVLGGDVMSQSHSFRSCMSPVSEYSDFTLLKPSSTADFKEVIGVLDASLPDSAWTFESQQQKPPSNDWRFNQGPRPGPSGPHMPYGTHIRWTPKSGTRAVGGPEVTMGTGPWPQPPTEAEQLQALMAAANVSDASGTLGPGTMGLSTRYSPHFTLQHVPDYRQNVYIPGSTATLTSNPQQQQLQQQQQQQQQQQQQAVAQQAGQQALPPPQPEPPKAAQTPASKKKSTKKEKK
- the LOC133407442 gene encoding protocadherin gamma-C5-like isoform X8, coding for MTKTIGSRDWRRQALLWHFLLWTTAAAQTRYSIPEELKRGSAVGNVAKDLALGLSEIFERKLRVASEAGKQYFSVDAGKGELLVSDRIDREALCGQSASCVLPLQVVVEEPLHLHRIEVEIRDINDNSPSFISNELSLKLAESAAVGTRFPLESAADPDVGSNSIKSYTLSKNDCCSLRIKEIEGGKTVPELVLDKPLDREKKAVHTILLTALDGGSPARSGTSEITINVLDINDNFPVFEKNLYKVNVGEKGVKGTVIVRPKATDADEGSNADIGYSFGPRTPDSVLSMFDINPVTGEVTLKGELDYETTKSYDIDISAKDKGSPEMEGHCRVRVDVMDFNDNPPEIVLTSQPKAVREDAPSGTVVALISARDRDSGSNAHVTLHLKKGSPFILKPSFSDNYALVTSGALDRERVSEYEIEVTATDSGSPPLSSRRSVAVSVGDVNDNPPVFSQSSYNVYLKENDVAGAILLSVSAGDPDAGQNAKVSYSLLESKAAEAPAASSYVYVNSENGSIYSMRSFDYEKVKVFEVGVEAKDRGSPSLSGNATVHVFILDQNDNAPAVIYPSPHAASHLRAPRSAKAGHLLTKVTAVDADSGHNAWISYKVAEATDASLFALSLYTGEVRTKRAVSEHDDSSQRLIVAVEDDGEPVRSATVTLSILLEDAVSEPASEPLGRDSPSEPREKGGGGGGRITLYLIVSLASVSVLSLLTLLALAVKCARSGAARCSGVGRTRCERDGKPDGNLHIQLNADGPIKYVEVLGGDVMSQSHSFRSCMSPVSEYSDFTLLKPSSTADFKEVIGVLDASLPDSAWTFESQQQKPPSNDWRFNQGPRPGPSGAVGGPEVTMGTGPWPQPPTEAEQLQALMAAANVSDASGTLGPGTMGLSTRYSPHFTLQHVPDYRQNVYIPGSTATLTSNPQQQQLQQQQQQQQQQQQQAVAQQAGQQALPPPQPEPPKAAQTPASKKKSTKKEKK
- the LOC133407442 gene encoding protocadherin gamma-C5-like isoform X24, with the protein product MERRQRKRSGGGSQLARLCCFLACLASASASASAQLSYSVLEELSPGSIVGNIAKDLGLSPQSIVERGLRVVSETGTQYFEVRQASGDLVIKQQMDREQMCELSSSCSLHLQILLSDPLEIQRVAVDVVDVNDNAPHFSTSSVSLEVSEAAAQGTRFRLESAHDPDVGSNSLRTYQLEQNDFFTLNVETKSDGSKFPELVVDKAVDREARASFELLLTAVDGGQPQKSGSTLLLIQVLDVNDNAPVFNESVSKVSLLENVAPGTLVTELNATDADSGRNGQISFMFSRYTPERVVKLFNVDPKSGEIRVHGEVDYEKAASYHITVQARDGGSPAMEGSCNVIIDVTDVNDNAPEVTLTSLTSPIREDSAPGTVIALISARDLDSGKNGEVTLSLPPGLPFKLNSAFDTHYSLTTAGALDRESQSEYKVVIGATDGGEPPLSSQAAFVVTLSDVNDNAPAFSQSSYSVDVPENNAAGAPIAAVSATDPDLGDNARVAYSILPGLVQGSPLSSYVYVNSESGRIFSMRSLDHEQLKAFRIEVRARDGGAPPRTADVTVHVFVVDANDNAPVIVRPAAADDGGGLRLSVPSSAGPGYLVNKLVGLDADSGHNAWLFYSVAPGPHASMFRIGARSGDLRTARKWAEEDEGSAYDIAVIVRDNGEPPKSTLVNITVTVDQKAAADDAPARPHRTPFSPRDGMSDITLYLIISLACVSGVSLVTLAVVTARCLRRRGHGGGDPCCCCYGSRRSGRYRRRPGKDPHLQLNTDGPIRYMEVVGGARDPHTRTYRPCYSTVSSRSDFVFVKTPTLSPSNTLDTTLGRKRLGGSPAKAPQQRLAF
- the LOC133407442 gene encoding protocadherin gamma-C5-like isoform X6 codes for the protein MERRQRKRSGGGSQLARLCCFLACLASASASASAQLSYSVLEELSPGSIVGNIAKDLGLSPQSIVERGLRVVSETGTQYFEVRQASGDLVIKQQMDREQMCELSSSCSLHLQILLSDPLEIQRVAVDVVDVNDNAPHFSTSSVSLEVSEAAAQGTRFRLESAHDPDVGSNSLRTYQLEQNDFFTLNVETKSDGSKFPELVVDKAVDREARASFELLLTAVDGGQPQKSGSTLLLIQVLDVNDNAPVFNESVSKVSLLENVAPGTLVTELNATDADSGRNGQISFMFSRYTPERVVKLFNVDPKSGEIRVHGEVDYEKAASYHITVQARDGGSPAMEGSCNVIIDVTDVNDNAPEVTLTSLTSPIREDSAPGTVIALISARDLDSGKNGEVTLSLPPGLPFKLNSAFDTHYSLTTAGALDRESQSEYKVVIGATDGGEPPLSSQAAFVVTLSDVNDNAPAFSQSSYSVDVPENNAAGAPIAAVSATDPDLGDNARVAYSILPGLVQGSPLSSYVYVNSESGRIFSMRSLDHEQLKAFRIEVRARDGGAPPRTADVTVHVFVVDANDNAPVIVRPAAADDGGGLRLSVPSSAGPGYLVNKLVGLDADSGHNAWLFYSVAPGPHASMFRIGARSGDLRTARKWAEEDEGSAYDIAVIVRDNGEPPKSTLVNITVTVDQKAAADDAPARPHRTPFSPRDGMSDITLYLIISLACVSGVSLVTLAVVTARCLRRRGHGGGDPCCCCYGSRRSGRYRRRPGKDPHLQLNTDGPIRYMEVVGGARDPHTRTYRPCYSTVSSRSDFVFVKTPTLSPSNTLDTTLGRKRLGGSPGEQKPPSNDWRFNQGPRPGPSGAVGGPEVTMGTGPWPQPPTEAEQLQALMAAANVSDASGTLGPGTMGLSTRYSPHFTLQHVPDYRQNVYIPGSTATLTSNPQQQQLQQQQQQQQQQQQQAVAQQAGQQALPPPQPEPPKAAQTPASKKKSTKKEKK